AGGAAAACGGCCGCTCGCGCTCCATGAGCCGCCCCGCCTCCTCGCGCAGCCCGCGGACATAGCGAAGCCCGAGCCGCACGGTCCCGTCGGCCTCGATGGCGCAGAGCCAGTCCGAGTGGTTGATGTCCACCGGTCGGATCACCTGCCCGTGGCGCGCGGCATCTCCCACGATGGTGGCGGGGTGGTAGAAGCCCATGGGCTGGTTGTTGAGCAGCGCCGCGTAGAAGGCCGCCGGGTGATGCGCCTTGAGATACGCGCTGGCATAGGCCAGGAGCGCGAAGCTGGCGGCGTGCGAGTTGTGGACGACGAGGCCATTGGCGACAAAATTGCGATCGCCTTCGACGCTGAGGTCGTACGTTTCGTGTAAGCCTACACGTTCGATAGCGACGATTCGATCCCAGTAAAGATCGGATTCAGCCAAGCACTTCAATTCGTTGGATTGAAAATATTGAGCCAACCTGCCAATCGTCCATCGCCGGTATCCACGCTTCGCTCTGTCCGGAGAGCAAATAGCGCGCATCGACAGCCCCGTCGCCTCTGCCATGCTCTCCCACGTCACACTCCGCTGCTGACGCGCGCGATCAATCACCGCCTTGATCTCGACAGGAATGACATCACGAGAGGATCGATCTTCTACGGCCATATCAGCAATGACCTTGGCAAGCTCGCGCTTCCGTCCAATCAAGAAACGACGGGCGATCTTCCGATAAAAAAGTCGCAAATTCTCTTGGCCCGTAACAGTGACGACAAAACCTGTCACCGTCCGGCCCCGATATGGGCGGACGCGCTTGTAGAGGCGCGCCATGATCCCCAGACGGAGGAGAAGATGTCGGACATCCTCCGATAAACGGGATGAAGCAGTGTCATACGACACATGACCTGTCCGTGAAAACGATCCATCTCCCTCCCAGAGCCGCGCGAGAAAGAGCCCCACATCGCTTGCGTGGAGGCCGAACACCGTATCAGGCACGTGCTTCCCTCGTGAATCGAGCCCCCAGAGACCAAGCTCTTTGAGCCATTCGACAACTCCGGCCGCTCGTGCCCTGTCACGGCGCCGAACGTGCACGCTATAGCAGCTCTTGTGGCGGGCAACCGTCGCGCGTGTATTTGGGAACTTTTCCACGGCTCTCACATACTCATCGCAGTATTGCGAGTCAGTTGTGTAGAAGTACGGTGTAGACGGATGGCACAGGTTGCCCTCGGCGATGAGATCCGCCAGAACGATCAGCCAGTGGCGAGACCACCGCTGGCGCCCGAGAGGAGGTAATGCGCGGATCGCCGCTATGTGATCACCCAGACGGAGGTCGTGGAGCGGGCGCCAGCCGCCCATGGTGAGCAGGGGGTGCTCCGCAGTCACCGTGATCGTCCGCCCAGAGGCGGTACGGACGCGGTAGACCATGCGGCGCCCGCTGGATGTGGCTTTGAGAATGCGACGCTTTCGGATCTTCATGTCTGTATCGCAGGCGAGGGTGTGACAGATTCTCTCGCGGCCTTTCACGACATCTTCGATCCGCACCAGGTGCCCGGTATCGGCATCGACCACACGCGTCTCGCCGACGACGCACTCCGGGAAGCCGTACAGGGCGAAGGAGGTGATCGCGCGCACGATGGCCTCCGCCGCCTCGCCCGTGATCCCCTGCCCCGCCATGCCGGCGCGGAGCTTCCGCTCCACCTCGTCCATGGCCTGCTTGCGGCGCTTGAAGCCGAAGGCGCGCCGCAATTCCTCCGCCTCGCCGCCGGTGAAACCCGCCGTCGCCATGGCCATGCGCAGGAGCTGCTCCTGGAAGAGCGGCACGCCGAGCGTGCGCTTGAGGATGGGCTCGAGCGCCGGATGCGGCACGGTCACGGGCTCGCGCCCCGCGCGGCGCCTGAGATACGGGTGCACCATGTCGCCCACGATGGGCCCGGGACGGATGATGGCCACCTGCACCACGAGGTCGTAGAAGCACTCGGGCTTAAGGCGCGGCAGGGTCGCCATCTGGGCGCGGCTCTCCACCTGGAAGACGCCGATGGTGTCGGCCTTCTTGAGCATGGCGTAGACCGTGGGGTCGTCGGGCGGCAGGTGAGCCAGGTCCACGTGGCCGCCGCGGCGGCGGATCATCCCGAGCGCGTCCTCGAGGAGCGCCATCATCCCGAGCCCCAGGAGATCCACCTTGATCATGCCCATGGCCGCGCAGTCGTCCTTGTCCCACTGCACGACCGAGCGCCCGGGCATGGCGGCCGGCTCGAGCGGGACCACGCCGTCGAGCCGTCCGGCGCAGATGACCATGCCGCCCGAGTGCTGGCCGAGATGGCGCGGCAGGTCCTGGATGGCCGTCCAGAGATGGGCGAAGTGGCGCATGACCGGCTCCCCGGGATCGCAGCCGACCTCGCGGAGGTGGACCAGGAGCGTGTCGCCCGGATCCTTGTATTCCCAGTCGCTGACGAGCCCCGACAACCGGTCGCAGAGGGCGGCGGGGAGCGCCAAGACCTTGCCTACCTCCCGCGCCGCGCTCCTGCCCCGGTAGGTGATGACATTGGCCGTCATGGCCGCGCCCAGGCGCCCGTAGCGCTCGTAGACGTACTGGATGACCCGCTCGCGCCGGTCTCCGCTCGGCAGGTCGAGGTCGATGTCGGGCCACTCGCCGCGCTCCTCGGAGAGGAAGCGCTCGAAGAGAAGCTCCATCCCCACCGGATCGACGGCCGTGATCCCGAGCGCATAGCACACGGCGCTGTTGGCCGCCGAGCCCCGCCCCTGCACTAGGATGTCGTGGCGGCGGCAGTATTCGACCAGGTCCCAGACGATCAGGAAGTAGCCCGCCAGGTCGAGGCGGCCGATGAGGTCGATCTCGCGTTCGATCTGTCTTCGCGCGCGCCCGCGGAGCGGTCCCGTGCCGTAGCGCGTCGCCGCGCCTTTCTCGCAGAGGGCGCGGAGGAAGCCGACCGGCGTCTGGCCCGGCGGCAGCGGGTAGTCGGGGAAGCGGTAGCCCAGGTGCTTGAGCGTGAAGCCGAGCCGCAATGCCAGCTCGCCGCTATTGGCCACGGCCGCCGGGCAGTCGGCGAAGAGCCGCTCCATCTCGCGCGCGGGCTTGAGAAAGCGCTCGCTGTTGCGCGCGAGCAGCCTGCCCGCCTGTGACAGCGTCATGCCGTGGCGGATGCAGGTCAGCGTGTCCAGCAGCGGCCGATCCCCGCGTTGAGCCATGAGCGGGGCGTTACTGGCGAGGAGCGGCAGCCCCAGCCGCTCCGCTTCCGCGTTCAGCCACTCGTTGTGCACCTCCTGCTCGCGTTCGAGCGCGCGCTGGAGCTCGGCGTAGACGCCGAAGCGGCCGAAGAGGCCGGCGAGCCTGTCGAGCGTCGCGCGCGCGGCCTCATGGCCGTCACGGATGAGCCGCCGGGCCACGGGACCTTCAACGCCTCCCGTGAGACAGACGAGCCCGCCGGCGTGCTCTTCGAGATCGTCCCAGCCGGCTAGGCCCTCACCCTTGGGCGCACGCATCTTGATCCGCGTCAGCAGGCGGCAGAGGTTTTTGTAGCCCTCACGGTCCTCCACGAGGAGCGGCAGCCTGCCGCCGTCCCGCATGCCGACCTCGGCGCCGACGAGCGGCGTGATCCCGAGGCGCGTGCAGGCGCCGTAGAAGCGCGGCGCCCCGTAGACGCCGTCCTGGTCCACGAGGGCGAGAGCGGGCTGGCCGAGGGCGGCGGCCCGCTCGGCCAGCGCCTCGGGCAGGACGGCCGCTTCGAGGAAGCTGAATGCGCTCTTGGCGTGCAGCTCGACGAACATGACTGGGAGTCGCGCTATACTGGCCTGCAAAAGGGAGGGGAGAGATGCTCCAACACACGATCAAGGCCGTGATTCGTCCAGGAGAACAGTCGGGATACGTGGCGGAATGCCCCGAGATCCCGGTAGTTACTCAGGGCCTCACGCTGGACGAGGTCACTCGAAACCTTCAGGAAGCCGTCGCTCTCCATCTGGCTGATGAGGACCTGTCCGCCTTGGGGCTTGCCCCCAACCCCACCGTTGTCGTAACGATGGAGCTCTCGCCCACGCATGCCTAAGCTCCGCCGCCTCTCAGGCGCGGAGATCGTTGCGATCCTTGGCCGCTTCGGTTTCACGATCCACGACGGACTCTTGCCGACGGCACAACCGAGACCCTCACGGTCCCGACACACCATGAACTGGACACGGGAACGTGCCGCGCAATCCTCCGACAGGCCGGCCGGTTCATACCTGAAGAAGATCTCCGTCCACATTTCTACTCCCCCTAAGTAGGGTCCCCTCACCCTTCTTCCCTTTGGGGTGAGGGGTCAGTCATAGACGGCTTCGAGGCGCCAGCCGCGGCCGTCGCGCGCGAGCCGGCAGAGCGTGCCGTCGTCGAGCTCCACGTCCCACTCGTCCTGGACGAAGGGCGCTTCCGTCCACCACTCGCCCGACACGCGCCACGGCCCCGCGCCCGCGATGATCCGCCCCGCGAGCCCGGCGGCGCGGAGGTGGGCGGGCGCCCCCGCATCAACCGTCACCTCTACCGGCCTCGGCGGCCGCATGCGGCGAACGGCCAGAATAGCCCCCTGACTATTCAGCCCTCGCCTCACGGCTTCGCCCTTCGGCTCGAACTGCGGCCCTCTCCCCCGGTGGGGGAGAGGGTTTCGATTTTCCTCTGGAAGGGTTCGACCCCCCTCTCCCTCCTGGGGAGAGGGCTGGGGTGAGGGGAGAAGAAACGGTGTCATCCGATGGGCGTCGGGCCGGTGGCTGTCCACCAACACCGGCGAGCCGATACCGGGCGCTTCCACGAGGGCGGCGAGACGCGCCAGCGTGGCCGTGAGCAGGCGCGGGCTCGGGCGCGGCGGCTCGTCGAGGCGCGGCTGGATATTCCCCACGCGCACGGGACGCGCGCGGAGCGTGATCGCCTCCACGGCGGCGCCCGGGGGCCGCGCCGCGAGCGAGGCGCGCAGGAGCGCGGCGGCGGCGACGGGATCGGCGAGCGGCGCCGCCGGCGCGCAGTCGCCCTCATGCACCGTCCGGTCGGCCAGCCGGCAGGTCCACTCGAAGGCGTCGGCCGAGAGCTCGTAGCGGCGCAGCCGCGCGCAGAGCATCTCGGCCAGGCCCGCGACGAGATCGCCGAGCGGCTCGAGAGCCTCGACGCCCCAAGGGCAATCCGCCGACTCTTCGAAGACCGGCGGCGGCGTCCAGAGGCGAAGCGGCGTCGCATCTTCGCCGCGCGCCAGCCGCTGAAGCCGCGGCCCCTCGCCGCCGAGCCGCTCCGCGAGCCCGCGCGAAGGCAGGTCGGCCAATTCGCCGAGAGTGCGGATGCCCCAGCGATCGAGGCGCGCCGTCATCTCGGGGCCTAAGTCGAGCAAGACCAGCGGCGCGGGGCCGAGCCAGCGGGCATCCAGGCCCGGCGGAACGATAGTGACGTCGCCGCCGGCGCGGGCCGCGAAGCGGGCGCCGGCGCGGCTGCCCGCGACCCCGACCCGCGCCGCCGCGCCGCGCTCGCGGGCGGCGCGGTGGAGCCGGCGCGCGATCTCCTCTTCACCGCCCCACAGCCTCTCGAGCCCGCCGAGGTCGAGGTAGACGATGCCCGGGCCACCGTCCTCCACCGAAGGCGAGTGGCGGAGCGCGATCTCGAGCAAGG
This DNA window, taken from Candidatus Rokuibacteriota bacterium, encodes the following:
- the dnaE gene encoding DNA polymerase III subunit alpha, with amino-acid sequence MFVELHAKSAFSFLEAAVLPEALAERAAALGQPALALVDQDGVYGAPRFYGACTRLGITPLVGAEVGMRDGGRLPLLVEDREGYKNLCRLLTRIKMRAPKGEGLAGWDDLEEHAGGLVCLTGGVEGPVARRLIRDGHEAARATLDRLAGLFGRFGVYAELQRALEREQEVHNEWLNAEAERLGLPLLASNAPLMAQRGDRPLLDTLTCIRHGMTLSQAGRLLARNSERFLKPAREMERLFADCPAAVANSGELALRLGFTLKHLGYRFPDYPLPPGQTPVGFLRALCEKGAATRYGTGPLRGRARRQIEREIDLIGRLDLAGYFLIVWDLVEYCRRHDILVQGRGSAANSAVCYALGITAVDPVGMELLFERFLSEERGEWPDIDLDLPSGDRRERVIQYVYERYGRLGAAMTANVITYRGRSAAREVGKVLALPAALCDRLSGLVSDWEYKDPGDTLLVHLREVGCDPGEPVMRHFAHLWTAIQDLPRHLGQHSGGMVICAGRLDGVVPLEPAAMPGRSVVQWDKDDCAAMGMIKVDLLGLGMMALLEDALGMIRRRGGHVDLAHLPPDDPTVYAMLKKADTIGVFQVESRAQMATLPRLKPECFYDLVVQVAIIRPGPIVGDMVHPYLRRRAGREPVTVPHPALEPILKRTLGVPLFQEQLLRMAMATAGFTGGEAEELRRAFGFKRRKQAMDEVERKLRAGMAGQGITGEAAEAIVRAITSFALYGFPECVVGETRVVDADTGHLVRIEDVVKGRERICHTLACDTDMKIRKRRILKATSSGRRMVYRVRTASGRTITVTAEHPLLTMGGWRPLHDLRLGDHIAAIRALPPLGRQRWSRHWLIVLADLIAEGNLCHPSTPYFYTTDSQYCDEYVRAVEKFPNTRATVARHKSCYSVHVRRRDRARAAGVVEWLKELGLWGLDSRGKHVPDTVFGLHASDVGLFLARLWEGDGSFSRTGHVSYDTASSRLSEDVRHLLLRLGIMARLYKRVRPYRGRTVTGFVVTVTGQENLRLFYRKIARRFLIGRKRELAKVIADMAVEDRSSRDVIPVEIKAVIDRARQQRSVTWESMAEATGLSMRAICSPDRAKRGYRRWTIGRLAQYFQSNELKCLAESDLYWDRIVAIERVGLHETYDLSVEGDRNFVANGLVVHNSHAASFALLAYASAYLKAHHPAAFYAALLNNQPMGFYHPATIVGDAARHGQVIRPVDINHSDWLCAIEADGTVRLGLRYVRGLREEAGRLMERERPFSSADDLVRRAGLHRDEVARLAEIGALGSLGLERRAALWEIERAARPSGPLYVDLRAPAGSSPLSPPLPPPLPPPLPPPLPPMTPSEALVADYEGTGLTLGPHPMVFHRARLRRLGVARAADLRGMRHGAPVRVAGAVVVRQRPGTAKGFVFLNLEDESGLVNVVVPPSLFRRCRLMLVGEPFLWVEGALEHREGVISVRAGRLHPLHHRLRQVPSHDFH
- a CDS encoding type II toxin-antitoxin system HicB family antitoxin, producing MLQHTIKAVIRPGEQSGYVAECPEIPVVTQGLTLDEVTRNLQEAVALHLADEDLSALGLAPNPTVVVTMELSPTHA